Genomic DNA from Streptococcus uberis:
TCAGTTAAAGAATGGAAAAAAGCATTAGTGAACTCCCCTTCTCCCTCAAAGCAAGCCGCTAATAAAAGCGAAAAGTAGCCACAGTCCTGTGCACTTAAAGTAATTTTTTGACCCATTTGCTGTTCAATACTTGTCACCAAAAGTGTGGTCAAATCCATCAACTGTTCGGAAATTGCCAAAGGCTCTTCAAACACATGTTGAACATCTCTTTGATAACGACAGATAATGAAAATGATACTATAGAGACACTCGGCCAAACGATCAATAATTGGCGTCATGTGAAAGGTGTGATAATAATCCTTGGCGCGCTGAGCGATATCCTCATATGAAACAGGATATGACCATGCTGTTAGCACATAATCTAGTGCCCATAGACCAAACGAAGACTTTAATAAAGAACTGATAACGGCAATAGCCATTCTATGTTTTGACAGCTCATCTCCAACCAGACAATAACCTTTTGTCCTCGTATATCGTAGTTCGAGATTATAATCAGTCATCATATCCCGCAAGGCCTTAATATCAGCTAAAGTTGTATTTTTACTAACCTTTAAAAAGTCCTGATAATGATTATTTGAGACAAAATCTCTACGACAAAAGGTATAAAGATAAATCAAATGCACACGATCATTCTGAGGAAGGTAAACCTGGCTTTGATTTAAGATATCCACTATCTTCGATGTATCCCTCCGAACATCCAGAGGGATACGGTAACCACTATGTGACTTTATCAAAGCACCATAACCATTAGTTGTTAGAAAATGATTGATGGTTTCAATGCATTCTTTGATTTCCTTAAGTGAAAATTTTGTTTTTAGTGTTAATTCATATAATGATAAATCCGGATTTATCATTAAGGTCACTAAAACAACTACCGCTTTATTATCGACCATTCTATTTCCTTTCTATAAACCATTCTACCGAAAACGGTTACACGAAACTAGTCCTATTTGAGCACAATTTTATTGTCAATAATCACTTCTCACCTTGTGCTTATCTTTCAAAAAGCTAGTAAGGTTCTAAGTACTAACTCCTTTAGTCTATCAAAGTTTTTATAAGATGACTTTTGAATACAAAAAAAAGACTTTAGAAAATCTCTAAAGTCTTTAAGTTTTTAACAGCCCTCTACTTTACCAAAATAGCTAGAGTCTGATAGGCTTTTAAAACAACAGAATCCCCAATAATATCTTGATCAAGATCATAGTTACTGATTAACACCTCACCCTGACGATAGTCAATTGGGAGCTGGACACTTGCTTCTTGAGGGTAAAAATTATTCAAGACCAGTAATTTTTGCCCATTACGTGTTCTTTCAAAGGCATAAACACGTTTACTATCTTTTAGGGCAGCCTTATAGTCACCTTCAGCAATAATAGGAAGCTCTTTGCGCAACTGAATGAGTTTTTGATAGAATGGGAAAATCTTACCATTTTTTTCAGCTTCCACATTGATCTTAGAATAGGATTTTCCAACTTTCAACCATGGTGTTCCTTGCGTAAAACCAGCATGTTCACTTGCATCCCATTGCATTGGTGTACGGGAATTGTCCCGTGACTTAGCCTTAATAATGTTAAAGGCTTCTTCTGGCGATTTACCTTGATCCAATAACATGCGATAAGCATTCAAACTTTCGACATCCACATAGTCATCCATGCTATCATAATCTGGATCGATCATACCAATTTCTTCTCCCATGTAAATGTAAGGAGTTCCGCGTGAAAGATGAATAGAAGCCGCTAGCATAGTAGCTCCCTCATTTCGGAAGTTTTCAACATCCACAAATCGATTCAAAGCACGTGGTTGATCATGATTATTGTAGAAAAGAGCATTCCAACCATTTCCTTCACTCATACCTTCACCCCAGGAATGGAAGAGATCTCGTAAAGAAATAAAATCAAAATCCATGATGGTCCATTTTTGCCCATCTTGATAGTCAACTTTCAAATGATGGAAGTTAAAAGCCATTGATAGTTCTTCACGCTCTGGCGCAGTATAAAGAATACAATTTTCAATAGTCGTTGCTGACATTTCACCAACTGTCATGAAGGAATCATCCTGACCAAAGCTTGCTTGGTTCATCATTTTCAAATAGTCATGCGTAATTGGCTTATCTGTATAGGCAGGTTTGCCATCATTAATAGCACAATTTTCCAAAACCTCATCTTTCCCAATTAAATTGATAACATCAAAACGGAAACCTTTAACGCCTTTATCACGCCAGAAGTTAACCACCTTAAATAATTCTTCCCGGACATTAGGATTACGCCAGTTTAAATCGGCTTGGGTAACATCAAACAAATGCAAATAGTATTTACCAGTGTCACCAAATGGTGCCCAAGCATTCCCACCGAATTTTGAAACCCAGTCTGTAGGTTCATCTCTTAAAATAAAGAAATCTAGATAATATGGATCTCCAGCTAAAGCTTTTTGGAACCATTCATGCTCAGTTGAACAGTGATTTAAAACCATGTCCAACATGAAATCAATACCATTATCCTGCCCAACTTGAATCATTTCTTCAAAGTCTGCCATGGTCCCAAAATCAGGATTTACAGCAGTATAGTCAGAGACGTCATAACCATTATCTCTTTGAGGACTTGGATAAAATGGATTCAACCAAACCATATCAATACCAAGTTCTTTTAAATAAGGGATTTTTTCTATAATACCACGAAGATCTCCAACACCATTTCCAGTAGTATCTTTGTAAGATTTAGGATAAATCTGGTAAACTACTTTACGTTTATCAATAGTCATAACATTTCCTTCCTATAAATAGATTCAGGAACTGAAAGTCAGTTCCTGAAGTTACTATAACATCACATTATTTTTTACGGGCAACCATCATCTCTTGATTGCGCGTGATTGGACGAGGCAAGTCACCATTTATTTCAATGTCAAAGGCATCTTGGTTAGTTACAATAACCGGAGTCTCTGTTGGATAACCAGCTTCAGCAATAGCATCCATATCAAATGAGATTAATGTATCCCCAGCTTTTACATGATCACCTTGATTAACATGTGCAGTAAATCCTTTACCTTCAAGGTTAACAGTATCCATTCCAATGTGCATTAAGATTTCCACACCTTCAGCTGAAACCAGTCCAATAGCATGTTTCGTAGGGAATAAGACGGAAACTTGACCATCAATAGGTGATACTAACTCACCCTCAGTAGGTTGAATAAGGACACCTTGTCCCATAACACCTTGCGCAAAAACGGGATCAACAGCTTGACTTAAGGCTTTAACTTCTCCTGTTAAAGGACTTATCATAGCAACTGTTTGACCTTTTTCAGTTACTGCTTCTGAAGCAACCGCTGCTACTGGGGCAGCTGGACTTGTATCTGCTAAACGATCTGCTCTAGCTTCATCTTCAGCTTTAGTCATGATATTTGATTTACGGAAGAAGAAGGTCATAAACATTGGTACTGCAATAGCTACTGCCATACAGATAAAGAATGGAATCATTGATTTAACATTGATAGCCATGAATCCTGGTAAGCCACCAACACCAATTGAGTTAGCTTGTACATTCAAAGTTGTTGCTAAGAGTCCAGCAAGACCTGAACCAATCATACCTGCTACAAATGGATAAACATATTTTAAGTTAACCCCGAATAGAGCTGGTTCTGTTACCCCAAGGTATGCAGAAATGGTAGCTGCAACTGAAACTTCTGCTTCACGTTCATCGTGACGATTCATGAGGTAGTAGGCAAAAACAGCAGAACCTTGAGCAATATTAGAAAGGGCAATCATTGGCCACAAACCAGTTGTATGTGTTGCTGTATCAGCAATCAATTGCGTATCAATAGCATTTGTCATATGGTGTAAACCAGTAATAACAAGTGGCGCATATAGAGCACCAAAGATAGCACCAAACAACCATTTAACAGGACCAGTTAAACCAGCAAGTACAACGAAGGAAATGCCTTTACCAATAGTCCATCCTAAAGGACCTAAAACAGTATGAGCTAAAATAATAGCCGGAACTAAAGATAAAAAGGGAACAAAGATCATTGAAATCACTTCTGGAATACGTTTACGCCAGAAAATTTCTAAATAAGAAAGTGACAAACCAGCAAGTAAAGCAGGAATAACTTGGGCTTGATAACCAATCTTATTGATTGTAAATGAACCAAAATCCCAAACCCAGTTTTTGGCAATTTCAGATGCTGGAGTAGATGCTACTGCATAGGCATTTAACAACTGTGGAGATACCAAACAGATACCTAATACTATACCAAGAATCTGTGTTGTACCCATTTTACGAGTTACGGACCAAGTAATACCAACTGGTAAGAAGTGGAAAATAGCTTCACCTGGTAACCACAAGAAACCATCTACACCAGCCCAGAATTTAGATACTTCAACAACTGTCTTACCATCTAAAAAGCCCCATGGCACACTGTCAATCAAGTTACGGAAACCTAAAATAAGACCCCCGACAATAATTGCAGGAATGATTGGTGTGAAAATTTCTGCCAACATTGTCATTACACGTTGGAAAACATTTTGATTGCTTTTAGCAGCTGATTTAGCAGCTTCTTTTGAAACGCCTTCCACACCAGAAACAGCTGTAAAATCATTGTAAAAGATTGGTACATCATTTCCAATAATAACTTGGAATTGACCAGCGTTTGTAAAAGTACCTTTTACAGCTGAAATCTTTTCAATTTCTTTGACATTAGCTTTACTATTGTCGTTCAAAACAAAACGCATGCGTGTTGCACAGTGTGTAACAGCCTTAATGTTTTCTTTTCCACCAATAGCGGAAAGAAGAACTTTAGCATCATTTTCAAATTTTCCCATTTGAATTCCCCTAATTCCTTATTCCTCCAATTACTTTCATTCTAGGAAGTAATTAAAATTAATTTTTGCAAATTCTAAAAAAGAATTTAACTTACAAATTAATTGTAATCGATTCCAAATTTGTAGGCAAGTTGTTTGTCTCAAAATATAGATTTTTTTTCATTTTTATGCTATCTTGTATGTAGAAAAAAAGACAAGTTAGAAAGAGATTTTATTTGAATGAAGAAATATGAACAAATTTATAAAGATTTAGAATCTAAAATCGCCAAAGAAATCTACAAAATTGACGACTTCTTACCCACAGAAATGGCCTTAAGTGAAGAGTACCAGGCTAGTCGTGACACTATTCGAAAAGCCCTCACTCTCCTAACAAAATCCGGACTGGTCAAAAAACGACAAGGACGGGGTACACAAGTTATCAAGCATCATCAAATTCTTTTCCCAATTTCAGAACTGACCAGTTACCAAGAACTCGTTACTTTTTTTAATATGGATTCCAAAACGAACGTGATTGCCATCGATAAATTAATTGTGGATAATGATACCTCAAAATTAACAGGTTTTCAGGTTAATGACATTATTTGGAGGGTCACACGACAAAGAGTTGTCGATGGTGTCGCATCCGTCCTAGACATCGATTATCTCAGTAAAAAACTAATCCCTACAATAACTCGTGAAATTGCTGAACACTCCTTGTATCACTATCTCGAAAAAGATCTTCATCTAGACATTGACTTTGCACTGAAAGAAGTAACCATTGATCAAGTTAACGAGAAAGATAAAATACTTCTAGACTTAGGATCAGATAAACATGTTGTCTCTGTCAAATCCAAGGTTTATCTCTCAACTAATGAACAATTTCAATTTACTGAAAGTCGTCATAAACTGGAAAAATTCAAATTTGTAGATTTTGCACGAAGAAAACCAAAATAACCCTAACTGATGTCAGGGTTATTTTTTTAAATGTGTTTCTTGATAAGTTTGTCCCCAATCCAACATAGCATTGATAACTGGCTCAAGACTTAACCCAGTCTCTGTCAAAGAATATTCAACCCGGGGTGGAACTTCTGCATAAACTTGGCGGTTAACCAAACCATGAGCTTCCATATCACGGAGCTGGCTTGTTAAAACTTTTTGACTAACTTTCCCAATTGAAGCCTTTAACTGTCCAAACCTCATTGTGCCTTTTAAAAGATCTCTCAAAATTAAGATTTTCCATTTATCTCCTATTAATGATAAGGTTGTTTCAACAGGGCATTCTTCATGTGATGCTTTCATATCATATCACCTTCTTCTTAGTATCTTTTAGAAACTTACTAACTATTATATCTCAAACAAATTTTTCAAGCAAGGACTTCTAAAAACCCTATTACTTCACATTAGTTTCTTTTAAGTAACTAACTTACAAAATAGTGCCTACTTTTCAAAAAGAAACTAAGCGTATATGATATCTTTAAGACTTAATAATGAGGTATTTAAAATGACATATGCATATCATTCAAACATAAGACTAGGCTTGGTATCATTAATGGTCAATCAATTGGATAAAATGACAGATTTTTATACAAAGACGATTGGCTTTTCAATACTAAATCAAACAAATCACAAAACCGTACTGACTACAGATGGACAAACCGCATTTTTAGAACTCGTTCAAAGTCAATCACCACGTCAAATCACTTATGGACTCTATCACACAGCAATTTTAGTACCAAATCGATATGATTTGGGTTTAGCTTTACATCATCTCATAAGCAATGGTGTCCCATTAGAAGGAGCTGCTGATCATGGTTATAGTGAAGCCATTTACTTAAGTGACCCTGAAGGCAACGGTATTGAAATTTACCGTGATAAAGAGACAAGTTATTGGGATATTCGCGAAGATGGTCGCATCATTGGGGTGACAGAACCAATGGATGCTCAAAGTATGTTAGATAGCTTATCTGAGATTCCCGCTCATTTCAAACTTTCAGAAAAAACCATACTTGGTCATCTCCATCTCAGTGTCAAAGATGCTTTAAGCTCTTCACAACTTTATCAAAAAGTTTTCGATATGGGTGATAAAATGACTATACCAACAGCAAGCTGGATTGCATCTGGACAATATCATCATCATTTAGCTTTTAACCATTGGGCAGGACCAAACTTAAAAGCACATCCTGTTGGTATTCCTGGACTTAATTTCATAACCATTGAATTCTCCGATTCTATCTTATTTGCTGCTAGTTTAAAGAAAGCAATCCTATATGGTTTACCAATTGTAGAAAAATCTGAAAATCAGTTCACTCTCCAAGATAGTGATGGTATCGTAACAAAGGTA
This window encodes:
- the treC gene encoding alpha,alpha-phosphotrehalase, which produces MTIDKRKVVYQIYPKSYKDTTGNGVGDLRGIIEKIPYLKELGIDMVWLNPFYPSPQRDNGYDVSDYTAVNPDFGTMADFEEMIQVGQDNGIDFMLDMVLNHCSTEHEWFQKALAGDPYYLDFFILRDEPTDWVSKFGGNAWAPFGDTGKYYLHLFDVTQADLNWRNPNVREELFKVVNFWRDKGVKGFRFDVINLIGKDEVLENCAINDGKPAYTDKPITHDYLKMMNQASFGQDDSFMTVGEMSATTIENCILYTAPEREELSMAFNFHHLKVDYQDGQKWTIMDFDFISLRDLFHSWGEGMSEGNGWNALFYNNHDQPRALNRFVDVENFRNEGATMLAASIHLSRGTPYIYMGEEIGMIDPDYDSMDDYVDVESLNAYRMLLDQGKSPEEAFNIIKAKSRDNSRTPMQWDASEHAGFTQGTPWLKVGKSYSKINVEAEKNGKIFPFYQKLIQLRKELPIIAEGDYKAALKDSKRVYAFERTRNGQKLLVLNNFYPQEASVQLPIDYRQGEVLISNYDLDQDIIGDSVVLKAYQTLAILVK
- the treP gene encoding PTS system trehalose-specific EIIBC component, with the protein product MGKFENDAKVLLSAIGGKENIKAVTHCATRMRFVLNDNSKANVKEIEKISAVKGTFTNAGQFQVIIGNDVPIFYNDFTAVSGVEGVSKEAAKSAAKSNQNVFQRVMTMLAEIFTPIIPAIIVGGLILGFRNLIDSVPWGFLDGKTVVEVSKFWAGVDGFLWLPGEAIFHFLPVGITWSVTRKMGTTQILGIVLGICLVSPQLLNAYAVASTPASEIAKNWVWDFGSFTINKIGYQAQVIPALLAGLSLSYLEIFWRKRIPEVISMIFVPFLSLVPAIILAHTVLGPLGWTIGKGISFVVLAGLTGPVKWLFGAIFGALYAPLVITGLHHMTNAIDTQLIADTATHTTGLWPMIALSNIAQGSAVFAYYLMNRHDEREAEVSVAATISAYLGVTEPALFGVNLKYVYPFVAGMIGSGLAGLLATTLNVQANSIGVGGLPGFMAINVKSMIPFFICMAVAIAVPMFMTFFFRKSNIMTKAEDEARADRLADTSPAAPVAAVASEAVTEKGQTVAMISPLTGEVKALSQAVDPVFAQGVMGQGVLIQPTEGELVSPIDGQVSVLFPTKHAIGLVSAEGVEILMHIGMDTVNLEGKGFTAHVNQGDHVKAGDTLISFDMDAIAEAGYPTETPVIVTNQDAFDIEINGDLPRPITRNQEMMVARKK
- the treR gene encoding trehalose operon repressor → MKKYEQIYKDLESKIAKEIYKIDDFLPTEMALSEEYQASRDTIRKALTLLTKSGLVKKRQGRGTQVIKHHQILFPISELTSYQELVTFFNMDSKTNVIAIDKLIVDNDTSKLTGFQVNDIIWRVTRQRVVDGVASVLDIDYLSKKLIPTITREIAEHSLYHYLEKDLHLDIDFALKEVTIDQVNEKDKILLDLGSDKHVVSVKSKVYLSTNEQFQFTESRHKLEKFKFVDFARRKPK
- a CDS encoding winged helix-turn-helix transcriptional regulator, giving the protein MKASHEECPVETTLSLIGDKWKILILRDLLKGTMRFGQLKASIGKVSQKVLTSQLRDMEAHGLVNRQVYAEVPPRVEYSLTETGLSLEPVINAMLDWGQTYQETHLKK
- a CDS encoding VOC family protein, whose translation is MTYAYHSNIRLGLVSLMVNQLDKMTDFYTKTIGFSILNQTNHKTVLTTDGQTAFLELVQSQSPRQITYGLYHTAILVPNRYDLGLALHHLISNGVPLEGAADHGYSEAIYLSDPEGNGIEIYRDKETSYWDIREDGRIIGVTEPMDAQSMLDSLSEIPAHFKLSEKTILGHLHLSVKDALSSSQLYQKVFDMGDKMTIPTASWIASGQYHHHLAFNHWAGPNLKAHPVGIPGLNFITIEFSDSILFAASLKKAILYGLPIVEKSENQFTLQDSDGIVTKVILVSKA